The DNA window ttactttttaaaacacgatttacaacctgaattggtgataaagcgatagatctttcagcccaattctactttttctgcataatccatcatacaaaatgtaatcaaatggaaaagtctctttttttaaacttgttttatcagttttaatcttttaactttatgcatcaagcaaaacttaaattatatgcaccattctctgacttgaagaaattagtttaacatttaaacctattttctgcacattccagcacataaaataaaatatttttttgtgtttacactcagtctttcaaatagatgcaagtaaaacacagcagaaaataaataaagtcaaagactcagcggtcctgttgctctattttcacctgtgaaGCAGGACtgagggtaggcggaggtttaccctggtgcaggtgagccgcagcggtcagttgaagaatctgcgagtttctctgtgagtttcccattacgtggtagcgcactcggtgcttgcttggaagtttaggggggttttttcgctgtaaaaagaagttttcttcccacgcacaacggacgctaatgtttttgtcactttttatggaatcaaactcaaagtaaggtcagtacttccacactttaaacgctgcacgctcatactctctcccacaatcgatatatgatccattgttgatctgcacacagctgttgtcaccaacgtcgcgctcgcttacgtcactgtcatgacacattctcgcaaaaaaatcacggttttagtaacgcagtaacgcagcgttcctatacgggaaagtaacggtaatctaattaccgtttttgcaatagtaatcccttactttactcgttacttgaaaaaagtaatcagattacagtaacgcgtctGATGGCGAGTAAGGAGGGTCTAAACTTTTTCAATGACATCTAATGTTTTTGTATTTCTCTGAGTAtcagttaagaaaaaaaaaagattctcaaCTTTATTTGCTGATTTTCTCCTGGCTGGCTGCAGATATCTTAACAcatcttttctgttttataagCATTAATATATTATTCTAAAAGAGAGCAGATATTTGTATTGGTGACCTTGTtaaacatttttcagttttactaACTGAAGTGCTTGAAGTATAAACTTTTAGTACTATATATTTCTCTACAGTGCCtttctcttcacacacacactgctattTTTGTGTGTAGCGATCCATATTTTCCCCATGGTACAGTTTTATCTTCCTGCATCCAGTAAAtatggaagcttgtttctgccactgaaaaAAATGCTGTCAGTTAACTGCAAGTTACACTTTTGGTTTATTGTCTTTAAATTTCAATTTAGTAACTCAAGTTTAGGATCAGGACTAGGGGTTAtaatttgtctgagtcttattaGTTCAAAATGCCACGAAAATAACTCAATATTAACAAAAAACAGGACTTGAAATGTTCAGTTATTACGTGAAAAGTTTAAGATGAGTGAGTTAAATTGAATGTgaacagaaaacaggaaataatttCTTCCACATAGAACCAAAACTATATTTAGTGTGTTTGGACCCTGAAGGAcacaaacatgttaaatgtgAGCAAAATGTTAGTAAAGCTCAGTGTTTTCAATGCAAAAAAGACCATAGCATTGTCAAACGCGCCAAACCTTCCACGAGAAAAACATAGAAACTAAAAGACAAGACAGGGCGTTTGAAAGAGTTCAGGGAGTCGTGTTGAATGTAATTAATGAACCATCAGATTGATGGATGGGCAGATGACAGAGATCTACATCCCTTGAACTCTTTAAaaatgcttgtttgtttgtatgaTTGTTTATTCTAAAATAAAGATATGAAAGCAAGGATCCCAGGAAAATCTGTCCATGTTTGTCAGATTATCAGCACTTCAAATGGCCTTCACTGTCCCTCCTTACTTCAGGTCATTTGGTCTTTGTTCCTCAGTCTCTGATTATCAGTTCCTGAATACTAATCACCAAATACTCAAGTCTAGTAAGGATACTTTTAAAGTAGCTGCGGTGCATGCTTACCTGCCAGTACAATGAATGCAGACAGGAAGAGCAGTGGGCACAGCATGTTGGAGGGAACCAATCGCCTGACAAagacctgaaagaaaaaaaaacacagttggACGTCTGTGATTGGACAGAAAGTAGCACAAACATCAAATGGTAACACTTGGAGTTATTACTGTACATCATCTGTAAGGTTAGGAAAATCCCAGCATGCAGAATGTTTGAAATTATGACTCTGAagatgtcacagaaacagactAACTGAACAATCATCACTGTGCGAGTTAAACATCTCCATGCTCCTTCAGCTGTCAGTGAAATTTGTCTCCTTGCACCAACACTTGGCACATTTCCTCTCTGAATCTAAGTTTATTTTCTCATTAAACACCAAACTTCAAAGAAGAGAAACATAACAATATGAATAAAAGACTGGAGGAATGCGTATcatgagcaaaaaaaacaaagaaaaccctAAATTTATCCTTTAAAAGGAGGACTCGGCATTTAAAAGTTCTAAAAGTCAGTGTGCGAGTTTTGCCCACTCCTTCGTCTGTCTGTTATTTATCCTGTTAAAGCCACAGAGATGCCCGTCAGTGACTCTTTATTGTTCTACTCGTGCAGCTCGTCTTACCTTCTGGAGCTCTGttggaggatgaggagggtGGAGGCTGCTGCTAAGGAGGCTGTCTGGTGATGGTGTCTCTGTGAGCCGTCCGTCTCTCTTTATTTGGATCCTTCCTGCTGTCCACACCCAGGTAGAGAGGAGGGCTGGAGGAGCTACCTGATGGGAACCTCCCACTGATGAATCAGCCTCTTACAGAGAGACACCTGAAATAAGCCCCCGAGAGCTTCAGGTGTTTTTTGAAACCTTTCAGCATATAACATTTATGTCTTCTTAAATGGAATAAAATTAGACATAATTCCTTATGAATTTTGATTGCTGAGATTTTTCTAGTGACCAACATCTTGTCCCGGTCCCGTTCGTAATCTCAGCTTTCTAATCACCACGTGGCTGCAAACACAAGTGCACACGGGCAAGAAAGTCGTCACGGCCACCAAGATACAGAGATGGCAGAGATGGAGGAGAGTCCCAAGGCTGGAACGTTTGAGGCCAGAGATATCGTATCAAACAAAAATTCCTTTAGTTCACTCCTTGTGCTGAAAGTTTTCGTGTCACCCTCACTGCACCTCATCTTTGGGATGACTGTGTATTCACACTGTTAGAGTCCTGTTAATGCCATCATATTACAACAACTTTAATCTACATCTGCTTCTGCTCAGACGGTACCTTTTTAGGGACCAGGAACCAGTGGGGTAGAGAGGAGGGCTGGAGGAGCTACCTGATGGGAACCTCCCACTGATGAATCAGCCTCTTACAGAGAGACACCTGAAATAAGCCCCCGAGAGCTTCAGGTGTTTTTTGAAACCTTTCAGCATATAACATTTATGTCTTCTTAAATGGAATAAAATTAGAAATAATTCCTTATGAATTTTGATTGCTGAGATTTTTCTAGTGACCAACATCTTGTCCCGGTCCCGTTCGTAATCTCAGCTTTCTAATCACCACGTGGCTGCAAACACAAGTGCACACGGGCAAGAAAGTCGTCAAGGCCACCAAGATACAGAGATGGCAGAGATGGAGGAGAGTCCCAAGGCTGGAACGTTTGAGGCCAGAGATATCGTATCAAACAAAAATTCCTTTAGTTCACTCCTTGTGCTGACAGATTAACAAAAGATTAATACACTAATCAATTTTTGTCAGAAGCACGTCGCATATGCCAGCAACACAACTCTAAGTAGCTACAGAGAGACTGATTAAGCAGTAAGAGTGAGTTACCCAGAATTAAACACAGATCGGCCACAACTGTTATAGGTAAAAATGGAATAATGTCACTCTTTCACTGGCTAATATGATCACTTCACTGTAGGTCATTAGTCGCTCAATGAACATTTCATTAAACAGAGCAGGAATGTTTAAAACAGCGTGTTCAAACAtcctagttttattttgaatgctCACATTACTTCTTActttgcaaaaacacaaaactagcAGGGTCAGAATTATTAGCATCACTGATGCTAACAGTCAGCTGTGTGTGGTCTCTGTTGGATAACAGCCTGAACCGAGTAACCCCAGCCTATTCTTCTTTTGCAAAATTCTCAagcacctccagatttgacgaTCATCTTTTATGGAGCTCGGTCTTCAGTTCCCTCCACAGATGTTCAGCAGGCTTCAGGTCAGGActttgtgcaggccagtcagtaATGCTCATTGTGAGCTGGTTTTTCATCGCCTCCTGAAGGAGCCacgtctgttttgttttgcggTTATGTTGGAAGACAAAGTGAAGACCCAAGCACAGTTTTGCTGCTGACTGCTTGATGTTTTCCTTCAGGGTtgtcacattttctttcttcatgtttCCTTCCACTATGAAGCATCCTCACCGTGTTTCACTGTGGGGACGAGGTTCGCTAGGAGTTGgttgttctggggtctttaGACACGTCTCTCACTAGTTTTCTGTCCAGTCTTTGAGATCTATTCCTTCCAGTCTCTGCCAGGCTTGTTCTGTACTGTCTGGCTGTCTTTGAATGTATCGATGATCCTTCTCACTCCACTTCTTGACACCTGGAAAATTTTTGTTAATGTTGTATTTTTAGCTCCAGCTTTCTGAGCCTCAGCAAGTCTTTTTCTCAAGTCTAAACTGATTTCTTTTGGTTTTGACATAATTTATCTGTGTAAGTTGAAAGATAATCCTCAGTTTTAACTTATTTCACAAGTTTTGTGGATTTAAAGTTAAACTAGATCATTTGCACAGCTGTGGCTtaataaaaaagtatttttttcaggACGGGTTTGATTACAATTTTGTTGTTCTTGACAATAAGATTCTGAAacagaaataatttaggcttaCTTAAGAAAACTAGTATGTTTACACATGCCATGTTGAAGTTTGAAAAGTTTTAACCCAAATTTTAAATTTTAGCGGATGAATGGAGGGAACATAACAGGATGTAAAATATTGGTCATTACATTTAAAGATGTTAGAAGGATCATTGTGCTTAGTCTTTGGACTCACTGACCCATTGATCCAATCCTTTGTGAGCAGGTTTTCTGATGTTTGACAAAAATCTCTAGTAAGTGTCATTAGCATCAGCTTCATGTCAGAATTATTGGGTGTAACAGATAGAAAAGCTCCCACAGTCCCTTTATCAGCCCTCTGAAATATCAAAAGATGCATTTGAGTACACAGCATGTTTACAGGTAATCGTGTCAGTGTTACGTAGTTGTTATCAGTCCTTAACACACTCATCTGAAAAACCCCATTATACGTCATGTTGCTTTGACTCGGTGTAGACACAGATACAGGATGTGGAACAGTTTGGATAATAAGGACTTTAGTGTACATTTTGTTCCCACTGGGATTTTATTACAGCTAACAACAATACGCACTTTACATTCTGAAAGCCTTCCTTTACTCTGACATTTGGGCTCTGAATCAAGAACCGTtaagtttgtacatgcttctcTGATGGTGAACATCTGTCGGCGTATGCTTATGTACTCGGGCTAACAAACTGCACCACAGAAAGTACACTATGTGTACTTTcaaaatgcatttcttgcaaaaatttaatttttgTCATATGTacatcatcttcatcacagtCTCACTTTTTCAATCACATGACATTTTACTATGGTattctggttgtgcttttgtgcaAGAACACGTATTTTAAACTGGCCAGACTGCATCAAGATGGGATTTTAGTGGAGCCGAGTGTAAAATGAGGATCTTTCAGTGCAATGATGTCATTTTGCATGCACTGAAAGTTTTCGTGTCACCCTCACTGCACCTCATCTTTGGGATGACCGTGTATTCACACTGTTAGAGTCCTGTTAATGCCATCATATTACAACAACTTTAATCTACATCTGCTTCTGCTCAGACGGTACCTTTTTAGGGACCAGGAACCAGTGGGGAATGTAGACAATTTAACTTTTAACAATTTTACTTGAGTGAACTATGTGAAAACCTCCTTTATTTATGAAGAGTCAacaaaatatttgcaaaaacacaaaactagtTACAGTATCATCATGCAAGGACACAAAGACAATTTTTAGGTATTTTGAGATGAGACATCTAGAATGTCAAGGCTTGGGAGGAGCAGATATAAGGGCGCATTTCACATTTGATTTTGAGGAAATCAACATACTTTGGGTAAACCATGTGGAGCGATTCTCACAGAatcataaacacaaaaaacttgCTGTGCTACAAATTGAAAGACATCACCACTGTCGTGAAGGTAAATGCTACTAATTAGTGAACTAAATGACAcattcagaatactttattaatccctgaggaaattatgtggttacacataattaatgttaattaatgtaaatcaaattaatttgatttaCATTAAAATTAATGTCAATGTCAATGAAAAGGTGACAGGCATGTTTTCTGGAGTGCATCTTGCCAAAACACCTAGTGTGACAGACCTCATTCCAAAAGGTTGGACAGGATGTGAGATTGAACATTACACAACTTTTTATTTATGTCTGTTCCCAGAGGCCATTGTTGAGTTGTGGGCAGTACACCATCGACAGCTGGAGTGCATCTAGGATCCACCATACATGGAAATTTTTAGGTGTAGGGTGAATTCCAGTGTTTTCTGACAGGATGTCAGGTAAAAGGTGTATTGTGTATATTTGTCTGTAACAAGTTAAGCATGTGATCGTGTTATCATTGTCATTAATTTGATGATTATGTTTAGGTCCCCACTGTGCAGCACAGCTTTATCGCTGCAGTGTGAAGCTCTGACAGGAGCTCGGTGCTGTATTTGGTTGTCAGGGATGAAACACAGGGTTGTCTCTGCGAATGCTTCAACTCTAACTGTTTGGAAAAACTGTTGAATCTAAACTTTGATTGTGTCCTCTGTTTTATGTTACTTGAATTTTCTTTTAGATGTACATAACTTTAATCATCAGCTGtagtttttaaatgtactttagAAATAAACTTGACATATAATTATGacatttttggtttattttgagTTGGTGTGCTTGTGCTTTCCTTGTGCCATTGTTGAtaatttagttcagctgggtctCGTTCTACATGGCTGTCTGCACTTCCCTGAATTTCCCTCTGTGTATACTTCAGTTGCCACATTCTGTatatactagagatggcacgataccactttatatgtccgataccgatatgaatccgatatagtgtattttttaatcattaaaaatgttttttgaatatcttgctgcattttgtataagttcattctcaagtttaaaaaacaaaacactaaagctattctgttatgcctgtatgcaaaaaacacactgcactcaaaatatttcatagttcagcaatactgatcaatctaataaacttaaatccTCCATCCTctctattctggtattttaaagagtacttggcaaaaacattaaacagccaACTGAAATAAATTTTTCTAATGTTTAAAGTGTCAGGAGGCTTTTAAGAAACTGAGTGGAAGGACTTGCTTCTTGGAGGACTTTGAGTCACCAAATACATTTCTCACTTCAAAAATGATGTGTTCAATTTATTTCTAGAAGCTCAAAATCATCTGCAAGTATTCAGGCCTTTATTTTTACCTCAGATACACAGCTAGAAGCTGCTCCTGTTCCCTGTCAGTCAGTTCCCTAAAATTACTTCTCTGCCTCCACAGATGTCTTCCCAACTCTGCTAACCAAACCTCAAACTGccccactgacatcctgaaaAATGCACGAAAGCGGTCATGGTACAGATTTAAACTCCTGGATCAAATCTCACCGGCGTTCTTCTTGTGAGAAAGTGAACCCAAAAACTCATCCCAAAAAATTCTGAAATTCTTGTAGTCTTTTTGCATAAagcttagtttttgttttgtttttaatgctcTGAAATAATCTGGGGTGCATAGTATTGTGTACATGTGTGGTCAACTTCTAAATTCTGCCTAACAAGATTTAAAATAATTCAGTGCTTGCCTCATCTCCTACAACATTAGTTTCCTGTTTGCTATGgtcaccagagatgggcagtaacgcgctACTtataacgcgttactgtaatctgattacttttttcaagtaacgagtaaagtaagggattactattgcaaaatcggtaattagattaccgttactttcccgtaggaacgctgcgttactgcgttactaaaaccgtgatttttttgcgagaatgtctcacgacagtgacgtaagcgagtgcgccgctagtgacaacagctgtgtgcagatcaacaatggatcatatatcgattgtgggagagagtatgagcgtgcagcgtttaaagcgtggaagtactgaccttatattgtgtttgattccataaaaagtgacaaaaacattagtgtccgttgtgcgtgggaagaaaactttttacagcgaaaaaaacccctaaacttccaaacaagcaccgagtgcgcaacgacgtaatgggaaactcacagagaaactcgcggattcttcaactgaccgctgcggctcacctgcaccagggtaaacctccgcctacccccagtcctgctttacaggtgaaaattacggtggctgggaagtgcaaatcgcaacaaattaaaaaaccgcaacaaattacaaaaaccccacaacaaaatacaaaaagcccacaacaaaatacaaaaaccccacaacaaattacaaaaagcccacaacaaaatacaaaaagcccacaacaaaatacaaaaagcccacaacaaaatacaaaaagcccacaacaaattacaaaaagcccacaacaaaatacaaaaagcccacaacaaaatacaaaaagcccacaacaaattacaaaaagcccacaacaaaatacaaaaagcccacaacaaaatacaaaaaccccacaacaaattacaaaaagcccacaacaaaatacaaaaagcccacaacaaaatacaaaaagcccacaacaaattacaaaaagcccacaacaaaatacaaaaagcccacaacaaattaaaataaacccgcaacaaattaaaaatccttgaCGGAAAGGGATTGTCTGAAATACCGGAAGTGACACAACGATTAGGCTTACTCCATATTTGTAGCTCAGAAAAGTGATTCGGGATGTAAACAAACGTCGAGAAACGCACTCCTCACAGCGCTTCCTCATTACCCTGACCGTGCTCGCTGCACTAAAAATAGATGGAAAATGTTTTGTCCGTTTTGTGGCGTTAGCTTCTGCCTCTTCACCCCTTTTTGTGCTTCCTGTGGACGGTCTCTGGAGCTTTTGCGGGACACAGACCAGGCCGAAGGATCAGACTCCCCAGGGACatcaaaacatacaaaaaattcTGAACAAAGTAATTTTGATATATTActcactttttttctcttcagtcTATACTATTTCAGTTAAATAGCACGTTTATTTACCATTTtggcttttgtttctttttatgtttcctTATACTGTATTCTCGTCTACGTTTAGTAATGGAGAGTGCTTATAACCCCGTTTTGATGTTAAACGTTTTTCATTCAACCAGAACAAACATGTCCGTCATACAAGCAGTTCATGGAGTACAAAAAATCAAAATCCAAAGAGCGTCAAGCCTTCAACTGTGGAGCAAAATTAAAACTCAAGCAACAGAGTAAACCTGTCAAGGTAAGCCATCACAGGTAAATTTATAAACGAGGATTTGGCAATTATTCTTAAAGTGATcttgcttttattatttgtttctaGATCAATATAGGAATAATGGCGAAACAACAAACGGACTTAAAACCGCTAAGAGGGAAAACACTGCCCTTATTTATTAGCCCCGAAATTACAGCCCCTGACCTCCTGAAGCAGGCTGTAGAAAAAATGATAACATTCAACAAGGACTTGGTGGAGGGACCATATGTCCTTTTGTATCCCGACTGCACAGAGGTGATAAATGTGCCTGGGACAGAAAGGCCATTCCGACTGGCAGACTACAAAGATGAAATAGGAAAGAACTACAACAGGATTTCTCTTTTCATTTGCCCAGAGAGCCACTTCAAACAAGGTTtgttaattttatattttgatgtATTTACATACACAACAACtaataatgtgtttattttctcaGCTCTGATTGCAGAGGATGGTACCTCAGACTCAGACCCTGAGATTGTGATTACATCAAGAAGCACAGCTGAGTTCAACCAGGCAGACACATTGGTGTGTACCTTTTTCCCCCTCCACCATGCCAGAGGCCTGTGAGTGGCCCAGGCTGAGTGCtctatttttttctctataaTGATCATAATTCTGTAACATCCATGGGTGGATTATTTTCATTGTGTGattgtatgttctttaaaaaaattattattattattttgatgaACTAAATGCAATACGAAGTTGTTGAAAGCTTTGAAAAGTGCATATTTTTCATCTTAGGTTTTCAAACCACAAGACCAGAGTACCCCTAATGGTAAACATGCAGAGAAGGAGTAAGTTATTTCAGAGCTTGTTCTGCTATATATTAGAGTTGGGCAATACAATATGTcacaatatttctttgttttatttcagggAATATTGATATACATCACAATATAAACAGCTAGATTTGTACAtattaaatgtgccgttgctcataAGTAAGATGTGAAATCCTCAgaagcttgttttgatttaaatatttatttcctgtCATACGTTCAGACAGACAGATGTATTACCATATTACATTCCTTTCAGACAACTAAAAAAAGGTACATGTTAAAAACTAGATAAAAAGTCAGGGATAAAGATTTCCAGTTTCAAAAGACAACAAACACCATATCACTCAATTGCTTGgtcaattacatttaaaaaccaaaaagaatgattctaaaaataaatcttagtttacaGTAAGTTTTACAGGAGAACAGACATAAAATTGACAGTTTTTGTCAATATCATATGAATAAGCTAAGAAattgtcacggctggcggggtgagccgtgtggtgtgggggaaaaggaggacccaaaatgcggcaGTGACTGATGATTcgagtgtttatttacaagtggtggagtggcaaaaacaggcagtgaggcatgacaaaacaactgcagaaacctaaactgggagaactaaatgacaaacctgagaccatgcaaaaggggtgcggggcagagagacaggaacggaacaccatagaacgcagacgagccaacaacgaacacagaccgacacccactatatacacacacacatacacaaggtaatcgggtaatcgcacacaggagggaagaacagctgatctgaatacacatgatgactggaggacacaagctgaacacaataacAGACACAGACCGTCAGAATAGAACAGGAAATCCAGAACAcgagccttcaaagtaaagcaggaaacacacagactgatttacaacacaacacggggacatgaacagagcaccaaggacagacacaggtagggctgaaTATACACCAAACTTCAGGTTCAACCCTAAActaatacaaaatcagaataaacacaaaacgctgggtcaacgacccaggaccatgacagaaataaaagcaaattcTCCTAATCTCTccttgtatatttattttaatggtttGTTTAGATGTAAATGGTGCCCAAACATCTCCACGGGTGGTGTTGCTACTTCACTGTGCTGCAGGTAACAAGTCACCCTAACTGGACATGACGCTGTTCCCATAGCAATTGGTTGCTGCGCAACTTGATAAGGATTGACTATTCTTAtgtcaatgaaaaaaaagagggatTAGAGGAATAAGCAGCATGTAAAATGGATGGATAGCTCTATTGCAATAGTCTCATATTTCCATTGAGAAAAAAGTATAGTGCAATACatattgttattttattgcCCCGCCCTAATACAAATATTTATTGGTTTCATAGCATTTTTATAATGTTGGtatcataaaaaatataaaactgtatGAGCTTCTTATCTGGACATTTTAATTCCAATTCTGTTTCAGACATGCTCCAGGACCTTCATCTACCATACAGCCATGTCAGGTATTTGGGCAATTTATGTCAGCATGAGGTTTTTTGCTATTGTTGAAATAATACAATGCTATGTATGTTTATGTACAGTATGCAatctttgttgttcttgtttttcagaTTGTAATATCTGATACAGAGGATCTTGATCACCAAAACGAAACAAATCCAGTCATGAGTCCCTATAGGTAAATAAAATTGTGTCTTATACGTAATTTTAAACCTGTAACTACAGTACACGTTTGGGTTTGTGAAATGGGTAAAGATAGTTATAGGGTCAACACAAGTTTTTCTAATGTTGGAATTATAATTTCTCAACAGTAAATATGCAGACCTGTGTGCCCCCTGCATTGAGGACGAGGATGAAGAGCTGGTTGAAGTTGCTTCACCGATGGATTccaaaacactgtaaaatatcAAATAATACTTCAAATAACAACGCTAAATTGTATAGTCTTGCATtctgtctttcatttttgtGATTACAGGGAAGACGTTAACATTACTCTACCTGACATCATTGCAAACTTATCCAGTGCTATTCATCATGGAAGTGTCAGCAGATTCAACATCTCAAGAGCAAATGTCTGGGATGGAGCAGTCAGGGGTTTCAGGCGGTTGTCATACTCTGAAACCAATGACATGTTGGTTAAATTTACTGATGATGCTGGCATTCTAGAAGAAGGACTTGATGCAGGTGGCCCAAAACGAGAGTTTTTGAGTCTGctaatgaaacacatgaaagatCGTCCCATTTTTGATGGACCAGAAGGACATCGATTCCTCGTCTACAATGCAAAGGGTATGCAATGATCAGATCTTTGATaaacttaatttaaaaacatttttgggacttgtaaatcaatttgtttttaattattatcaGAAGcaactcattttttttttggattattTCAACACAGCATTAGTATGTCTATCTGGTCGATTGATCTGACATCGATCGGCTCTGATCGATTGATagagagaggtgtgtgtgtgtgagagagtttaTCATTTACTGTATTCATTCACAGCTGTAAGAGAGGATGACTACTACCTAGCAGGAAAGATGATAGCTGTGTCAGTTGTGCATGGTGGTCCAGGGCCCCATTTCCTGTCAGAAGAGCTGGTACATTATCTTGCAGGCCAGACTTCAGTAAaagcaacagttgcctcagtCACAGATGACGACATAGGGAAAGCTTTACTAGAGGTGAGGACAGCGCAGGATTTGAATGCAGGATAGAACTATAGTTTCTTCATCTGTATGAAATTAAAATCTTCTTTgtgtagggaaaaaaacaggaatGAAAATCAGACACGTAAGCTTACATTGTGTATGTCCATTTTTATGGGTTTTTCAGATCGACAGTGCTGGTTCAGTGGATGTCCTGCGTGACTGTGTCATAAAACACAGTACTATGCTACAGGTGGCTGGTTGTCTAAGGCATGTTTCCACAGttgaggaaaagaaagacattGTGTCTGACTATCTCCGGTGGTATATAATTGCTCGAAACTCATCTGTAATTGACAGGTAAGACTATTATAGAAGAGACTATGCACAACACCGTCATAACAATAATTCTATAATTTCCAACTGAAATGTTTTACATTCTCCAAGGTTTCCAAAGTTCAAAGTGTGTCCATAGTTTATGCATGTATTATGAACTGGTAAATGACACAAAGTTCTCCTCATTCTTTAGATTTAAAGAGGGT is part of the Maylandia zebra isolate NMK-2024a linkage group LG3, Mzebra_GT3a, whole genome shotgun sequence genome and encodes:
- the LOC143414893 gene encoding uncharacterized protein LOC143414893 isoform X1 encodes the protein MEYKKSKSKERQAFNCGAKLKLKQQSKPVKINIGIMAKQQTDLKPLRGKTLPLFISPEITAPDLLKQAVEKMITFNKDLVEGPYVLLYPDCTEVINVPGTERPFRLADYKDEIGKNYNRISLFICPESHFKQALIAEDGTSDSDPEIVITSRSTAEFNQADTLVFKPQDQSTPNGKHAEKEHAPGPSSTIQPCQIVISDTEDLDHQNETNPVMSPYSKYADLCAPCIEDEDEELVEVASPMDSKTLEDVNITLPDIIANLSSAIHHGSVSRFNISRANVWDGAVRGFRRLSYSETNDMLVKFTDDAGILEEGLDAGGPKREFLSLLMKHMKDRPIFDGPEGHRFLVYNAKAVREDDYYLAGKMIAVSVVHGGPGPHFLSEELVHYLAGQTSVKATVASVTDDDIGKALLEVRTAQDLNAG
- the LOC143414893 gene encoding uncharacterized protein LOC143414893 isoform X2 is translated as MEYKKSKSKERQAFNCGAKLKLKQQSKPVKINIGIMAKQQTDLKPLRGKTLPLFISPEITAPDLLKQAVEKMITFNKDLVEGPYVLLYPDCTEVINVPGTERPFRLADYKDEIGKNYNRISLFICPESHFKQALIAEDGTSDSDPEIVITSRSTAEFNQADTLVFKPQDQSTPNGKHAEKEHAPGPSSTIQPCQIVISDTEDLDHQNETNPVMSPYSKYADLCAPCIEDEDEELVEVASPMDSKTLEDVNITLPDIIANLSSAIHHGSVSRFNISRANVWDGAVRGFRRLSYSETNDMLVKFTDDAGILEEGLDAGGPKREFLSLLMKHMKDRPIFDGPEGHRFLVYNAKDRQCWFSGCPA